The Gloeobacter violaceus PCC 7421 DNA window TCGCAGTAGAAGTGGTCCCCGGCATTACCGCCGGTATCGCCGCTCCGGCCTACGCGGGCATTCCGCTCACCCACCGCGACATGAGCGCCTCGGTGGCCTTTGTCACCGGCCACGAGGCCGTCGAGACCTACCGTCCGGAGATCCGTTGGGGAGAGTTGGCCCGGGGGGCTGAGACGCTGGTGATCTATATGGGCGTGCTGCAGATTGAATCGATCGTCGAGCGGTTGTTGGCGGCGGGGCGCGCCCCCGAGACGCCCGTGGCGCTGATTCGCTGGGGAACGACTCCTCGTCAGGAGGTACTGACCGGTACCCTCGCTACGATCGCCCCCCGGGTGCGCGCGGCCCACTTCGAGCCTCCGGCGGTGATCGTCGTGGGCGAGGTGGCGAGACTGGCTCACACCGGCTGATTGAAGATGACCTTTGAATAGATGGTCCGCAGGGGCAACTCCATGGCGATGGAATCGAGATGGAGAACTTCAGCCTCTTCGAACAGTTGCACCTGCCACAGATTTATGCCCTGCCTGCGGTAGAGACTTGCCGCCACCACCTGGCTATCGAGCAGTAGGTATTCCTGCAAAGTCTCAATCTTGCCGTAGTCGCGAAACTTCACCGAGCGATCGAACTCGGCCGTATTCTTCGAAAGGACTTCGACAATCAGGCACGGGTACTGGAGCATGTAGCCGGTCGGTTCTTCGCGATCGTCGCAGCTGACGGAAACTTCCGGGTAGTAAAAAGGACCGGCCGGGCTACAGGCCACTTTCTGATCCGAGTTGAAGACACGGCAGAGGCTGTCTATCAGGTGGCCGTGGACGGCAGCGGTGACGTTGACGGCGATCAGGTTGTGCGACTTGCTGCCGCCTGCCATCGAGAAGATGCGGCCGTACCGGTACTCGTACTTCTGAGGTTGCTCGCGCTCCCATCGCAAGAATTGCTCGGGACTCATCGGGCCGGGATCTTTGCTGAGAGCCACTCGTCTGCCTCAATCGGCGCACTCCATTTTAGAGGCGGTACTACACTGGCACCTTCGGGGCTGCGACGGCATCTTGCATCAGCACGACCAACCCATCGAACAGTCGGCGGGTAAGCGCCCCCGGACAGTAGGGCAGTTCATAATCATCGATGCGGCGCACCGGAGCGATCAGACGCACCGACGAACTCAAAAAGGCTTCTTCGACAGCGAACAAATCTGTCTTGGTAAGTGCAGTCTCGATGCAAGGAATCTGCCAATCACCCAGCAACTTCAGCAAAAAATGCCGGGTGATGCCGTGCAGGATGCCCGCTTCGACAGCAGGGGTATAAACTGTGCCGCCTTTGGCCAACCAGAGATTGCTGGTGGTGGCCTCGGTCACCTCGCCGCGGCTGTTGAGCAGCAGGGCGTCGTCGGCCCCCAGGCGGCGCGCTTCGATGAGCGCCAAGATGTTGTTCAGATAATTGCCGGTCTTGGCGGCTGGAGAGAGCGCCCGCGCGTCGTTGCGCAAGCGGGGCAGCACTGCCAGGTGCACCCCCTGCTCGTTCAAAGCCAGTTGGGAAGAAATGGACCGCACGATGATCACCAGATCGGGGACAAGTTGCGGCCCGGGCAGCAGGCTGATTTCTTCTTCCGCGCCGCGGCTGACGACGATACGAATGTAAAAGTCGCCGCTGCCGGCGGCGGCCAGGGTGCGCTCGACTTCGGCGGCAATCTGCGCGTCGCTCCAGGGAATGTCGAGATAGAGATAGTTCGCGGAGGCACGCAGCCGGTCGAGGTGCTCCTGCAAAGCGAAGGGTCTTCCCCCGATCGTGCGCACGACCTCGTAGACACCGTCGCCGTAGAGAAAACCGCGGTCGAGGACCGAAACTCTGGCTTCCGGCGCGATGGTGCCGTTGAAGTTCACCAGAAGACCCATAGCTTGCACTCCCACTGCGCTCACCATAGTGTACCGGCAAGCGAACCGGGCTGTGGCACCACCAAGTCAGGGGTTAAAGGTGGTGCCGCACTGACTGCAGTACCACTTTTGCTGCCAATCGCCCAACAGCTTCGGCCACTGCTCGCGGTTCCACCGGTAAACAGTGAACAACCGCCAAACAATCAGTCCCAGGGCAAACACCTGCAAGAGCAACTGATTGCTGATCAACCACGAGAAAACGATGAAGCCGATCACAAATTTTCCAAGCGGATTTCTGACGGGGATGATCATTCTTTTCTCAGGCGGAGCGACCTTGAGTGCTGCGAGAGATTGCTGGGTGCCAGACAAACTTCCGCCGCCGCCGAACAGGCCGCCGCGAGACAATCCACCGAACCCGACGTTGCCCACAATGCTCGCTGTGCCTTCTTCGTAGAGCATTGGATAGCGTTTCACCTGCACACCGGTGCAGCAGGGACAAACCACTGCCATAGGGCTCGCTCCTCTCGAAAGGGTATAGCGGATTAAAGTTAGCATAGGTACATGCCCATTGCTTGCCAGTGGTGTAAATTTTCCATAAGTTCTGCGCAATCGAATGCGCCTGCACCCGTGTCGAGGGCTGCTGGCGAAGTGCAGAACTTATCATGTGGGTAGAACCGTTCGCCGATCGCAAAGTGGAGAAACCACCATGGATATGCAGCCCGGGGGCCGCGACATCGTAAAGGTGATCCGCGAGGGCTACAGCGTCAAAATCGGCGACTATCTGAGCGACAGCTGGGCCATTTTCGCCAGGAACGCTGGGGCTTTTGCGGGCTATGCGTTCATCGTGCTGGTGGCGGGTGCCGGGCTCAACTGGGCACTCGATCTGCTCACCAAGCAGCAGTTGGTCATCAACTTCGTCACCGCCGCCATCGCCGCTCCGCTGAGCGCCGGTTTTTATATCGTGGCGCTCAAGCTCAAGCGCGGCCAACCTACCCAGTTCGCCGACTTTCTCAAAGGCTTCGATGATTTTGTGCCCCTGGCGCTGGCCGGGATGATCACCAGTCTGCTCGTGAGCGTGGGCACGATTTTGCTGGTCCTTCCAGGGATCTACCTGATGGTCGCCTACATGTTCACCAATCTGCTGATCATCGACCGGGGACTGG harbors:
- the cobA gene encoding uroporphyrinogen-III C-methyltransferase encodes the protein MPSPRGKVYLVGAGPGDPGLLTVRGKTLIEHCDAIVYDALVSPEILALIPARTERLYAGKRSGRHSLTQDEITERLIALVERHASVVRLKGGDPFIFGRGGEEVAALRAAGVAVEVVPGITAGIAAPAYAGIPLTHRDMSASVAFVTGHEAVETYRPEIRWGELARGAETLVIYMGVLQIESIVERLLAAGRAPETPVALIRWGTTPRQEVLTGTLATIAPRVRAAHFEPPAVIVVGEVARLAHTG
- a CDS encoding Uma2 family endonuclease, whose amino-acid sequence is MALSKDPGPMSPEQFLRWEREQPQKYEYRYGRIFSMAGGSKSHNLIAVNVTAAVHGHLIDSLCRVFNSDQKVACSPAGPFYYPEVSVSCDDREEPTGYMLQYPCLIVEVLSKNTAEFDRSVKFRDYGKIETLQEYLLLDSQVVAASLYRRQGINLWQVQLFEEAEVLHLDSIAMELPLRTIYSKVIFNQPV
- a CDS encoding aminotransferase class IV, whose amino-acid sequence is MGLLVNFNGTIAPEARVSVLDRGFLYGDGVYEVVRTIGGRPFALQEHLDRLRASANYLYLDIPWSDAQIAAEVERTLAAAGSGDFYIRIVVSRGAEEEISLLPGPQLVPDLVIIVRSISSQLALNEQGVHLAVLPRLRNDARALSPAAKTGNYLNNILALIEARRLGADDALLLNSRGEVTEATTSNLWLAKGGTVYTPAVEAGILHGITRHFLLKLLGDWQIPCIETALTKTDLFAVEEAFLSSSVRLIAPVRRIDDYELPYCPGALTRRLFDGLVVLMQDAVAAPKVPV